TGGAGATGTTTCTCGCCTGAACTAGTTTCTATTAACGCTGATAGCTCATGTATGGATACCCTTTCTCTtggatttttcttcaacagtTTTTCAATTACTAGATTATTCAACGGAACATCATCTAAATCTGAATCCAAGGACTCGCTGACAACTTTATGGTATGTATCGAACTCATTTTCGCCACTAAATGGGAGTTTATTATGAAGCAAACAGTAAAGAGTAATTCCCAAAGACCATATATCTAATTTAAATCCATCACGGATGTTATTTCTTTTCGATTCATTAAAATGACAGAGTTCAGGTGCAATGAATGCTGGTGTTCcaattattttgtttagTTCCATTTGGAAACAATGCTCTAATTTTGGATCCTTGAATGGGACATACCTTGGCAGCAAAATACTACATCCGAAATCagatatttgaaaatgtccATCTCTTGCATTGCAAAGAATATTTGCCGGTTTAATATCACGATGAATACATCCATTGGCCTCCAAGAATCTCAAAGCTTTAATCATGTCAACAAATACCCATTCAGTAAAATCTTGAACATCACAACCAGGAATCATCTTCTCCCATTGGCTTAGTACTTCATCCttggaatttcttctccatCGTAATTCTCCCAGAGAACAATATTCGTtaataatccaaatattcttgCTAGATGGTGAATCTAAACATTCAACCAATTTCACGACATAATCACAATTTTGCAATTGATTccaaacaaatatttcccATCtacatttttcaacattCATATACATCACTGCATCATCAGCATTCCAGTGCCTTCCTGGATCTCTCACTTCATTCCGTCGTATCCATTTCATGATTTGATTCATAGAATATTGTTGATTATTTAATGGTCTCTTTGAGATAATCTTCACAGCGAAGGTGTCTCTTCCAGGAATGCTCAGTTTATAAACTTTCCCGAATTGACCCTTTCCAAGCTTCCTTCCCAACTTGTACTCATCCAACTTCTCAGTGTCTAATTGATGGACTACATTTTGGAAATCCTCGGTGATTTCCAAAGTATGGTCTTGTATCAACGTTTGGTAGGTGGTGCCCTGAAGAAAGGAAGCAGTGGAGGATACAAGGGAGActgatggtgatgatggGATGTCTCGAGATGTCGGACTGCCAAATGTCAAGTGCTGCGAAAGTAAAGTAGGAAAATCCCTTCGTTCTTGTAAATTCATAGTGGGGTGGATGAGTAAGTTACTAGCAGAAAGCTATATGCAAAGTGTTGACGATGATATAAGTGAATTTATTTGCTTGTTACATTGTTGCCATTGGCTAAGAAATagtgaaatattttaacGCGTTATTTTGCGTGAACCAAATGGCCCACgaaaaaagaagaataaatgaaataaagGTTAAAGTTAcgttaataaatttataaaattaagttattaaaaaattgtATATATTCTATGAAACAtatgtttcttcttttttttctggAAATGATCAACTTTTCTCTAGAGGTAAAggtaaaataaaaaaattagtgGTTGTTTCGGTCATAAAATGTCTAAAAAGGAGGGTTTATGTGTGAGTAAAACTATTTTAAAAATCACCATGTTTCTTGTGTGTTTTCAAATGTTGTGATAGATTATCACTTCTACTAAATTTCTTTTCGCAGAACATACATGCAAATGGACGTTCTGATGAATGAACGGATCGTATATGTCTTTTCAAGTGTTCACTGCGTCTAAATGCCTTAATACACTCGCTACATTTGAATGGTTTGTTCTTATCATCAAGAGACCCGGGAGTAACACTTACACTTGCTCTTCTTGATGTATGAGCTGTTGaattattactattgttGTGAGGGCTTGTTGGTGAAATActtgattttcttcttcttggattAATTTGTTTGGAACTTCCTGTGGCAGAAGAAGCCGTTGTAGGTaagatatttggaattggtGATGccattgatgataatgatgaaaatgcaTTTTGCAAATCAATTGGAGAacttaatgaaatatcataATTTTGAGTAGAGTTTTCAGTCATATTGGGGATCATATCAAATTGTTCCACACCCGTGGTAGCCAATTTAGCTGCCATTGAGGCATTATCATTCAACATCATGGAAggtttaataaattttggatTTGGTGGTGAATTCATTAAACTGTGAGTTGTTGTATTATCGATactttcttggaatttcatattaaatgaatttaatgTTTGTGCaatgttatcattattatcgATATTTACGTTGGAGGTTTGTGGTATAATTGGAGATTTGAATACATTCAAACTATTTCTATGAGATATACCTAATTCTTCAGCTTCATCATCggataataatgaattttccCATGGGACCACTTTAACGTTATCATTATTGTATAATTTATCGAATAATTCACCTGATAGATCAGTATCGAATACGGGCATGAAACTTCTTTGAGCAGGATGTTTCAAGATTCCCACACTTGATCTACGACGATTTAATGGTGGACTCTTGGGGCTTGCAATTGAATTCTTTCTCActaattcatttaatgtTGTAGGTTGCACTTGTTGCACTTGTTGTTGCTTTGGTTTTTCGTTATTGTTGAAATTCATACTGTAATCACTAAATGTATCGtgtaattcattattaattatttctggttcatccaattcaatTGCATTGtcattagtattattattattattattttttgtaTCAGTTGgcaaattccaaaaatcAATTGAGTGAGAGATGGAATTACGTGAATCTGTCATTGTTGGGAATGAAGGTGATACGACTTCACTTAATCTTCTCTTAATTTCTCTTATTGTTTgtgtttcatcatcattattattgttgttatcgttatcattattatcattgtcATTGTCATTGTGCGTTAAATCTTCGTCCATCAATAAGTCTGTGGAGACCAAATCATCGAGGAACGAGTTATTGTTTGTTGCCTGTGGAAGATTTGTCCCCTTTGCAGATAccatttcattaatgtcaATGGCAGAATTTTGTGACGatcttttttgaaattttgacaAATTCTTTTGTGAGTCcaaaaagatatttggaTTGAAAGTACGATGATGatcattcaataatggtGACAATGCATCTTGTAATTGTAAAGAAGTAGCGTTTAAGggagaagatgaagttTGTGATGTGGCACCTGAATTCAagtttgatgatgaaatgatggaagaagaatttacATTTGTTGGATGTTGTTCCTTTGCATCTAACATGGCTAATAAATCATTCATTGCCGTGGGTGTAGCTAAAGAATGAGGATTTGGTGAAGATAATTCATCCTTTATAGTGGAAGAATCTGTATCTAATCTTGTTGTAGAGGAAGATAGTGAATTGGATACGGAAATCTTGTTGTTAGAGTTGTAATGGTTCCCTGATTTGCTTTTATTGTTAGTTGTAGTTGTTGAATTTGGAGTATTTGAATCTAAAAAGCCAGCTTTTAAATTAATTGTGCTATTGTTTACCATTGTTTGAGCGGAATCTGTACGGAAATTATAATCGAAAGAAAGATTGGAGAAAGTATATTCTGGAGATTGTGTATTGTTATTAGATGTAGAAGTGGAGGTTGAATTTGATGCAGAAGACACGAGTTGTGGCTTATCCTTTCTCAAGTTCAAAGATAACGAATTGTTATTGCTATCGTTATTATTCTGCTCTTCCGGTACAACAGCAGCTTCCCTTTCCAAGGAATTCGTGAGAGTTGAAgtattttccttctttgtaGCCAGCATgattgaattcttcaaaaatgttGTAAAGTGAGTGAGTAAGTAGTGTTGAGAATGTGTTTCCGAAATGAAAgtattgtattatattttctgttTGGCCGCTATTTGTAGATCTGGGTGTTTGGTTTAAGAAACTTGCTAGTGTGTGTTGTAGTATATTATATAGAGCCCGAGCGAGGTCTGTTATGTTGTTTGATAGCGTATGTAGAGTTGGCAGTCTATCAGCAGTTGGAATGTGGTAACGTAGACAGAGAGAGGGACGTAGATATGGATGGCCGCTTAGTACAATCGATAAGGTGTCCTGACGGTTGAGTTAAGTTGAATTGAGTTGAGTTGAGTTATATAGAAAGTTTAAGTTCAGAACTATGCTAAACGGGCCAGACGTGTGGTGTCATGGAATGCGACTGTGAATGCAAATGcatattcattcattcgCTCCATTCActtattcattaattgtaCGATAATACTCTCAATGCGTATTGTCTTCGCAGATGTCGCTTTGCACGAGAACAGCAGCACAAGCGTGGGGTACTACCCCACAGTGCATGGTGGCTGGGTGGACCAACTAGTTTAGGGTTATTTGCGTTTTTAGCTAGGGTTAATTGTAAAGTAGGGCTGTGTgtaattttgtaatttagGGCTCCGGAAAGTCACGTGCACCGGTTTTTCTATCTTTCTTTAGTTTGACATTCCTATGTTTAGATATCtattttattgaaataatataaaCGGCCACCTGCATTCAAACGCATACGTAGACAAAAGGTCAATCAAAAAACAACACAAACATGCAAGGAGGCATCAGAAGAAAGAAGGACGTCCTGCCACGTTACAAGACGGGTCATGGCAAATACAGTCCCAGGAAAAACACTGGGTTCCTTACCACACCcatgaagaaaattataGCATATTGTATGCTACTAGGTCTCTTATATTTGGTTTTGAACCTGGCATTTGCTGATTCTCGTCAAGCTACCACTTTGGAATTGGATGACGTTAATTTGTCAGCCTTGCTGGAGGATACTTCCATCCCTGTGAAGGGTTCCGGTTCTGGTTCCGGTTCTGAAGCTGGTTCagggaagaagaagagtaTATTGGACTCTAGTAATAATGATCATCCGGCAAAAGTaccaaaggaaaaatttaataatgaagtcGCCATGCAACAGgaggtgaaaaatttggaaaatgatttgaaaccaaAAGTGGCTTCTCCAAAAGCTGATCAAAAGAATTTGGGTGCTGCTGCCGCCGGTGCTGGTGCAcctgctgctgctgctggttcaaaacaacaagattcaaataaaattgataatgaaaaggCTCCCTCGGAACATCCAGCAAAGGAAGTGTTGAAGgaggaacaagaaaagagtACTGAGAAAAACGCTAAAGTGAAACAAGAGACAAAGGAGGAATTAGAAAACCAAAAGAAActaaaattggaaaaattacaagaagATGTCGCTAAGGAGGAAAAATTTGTAGATTAAAACTAAGTAACTAAATAATAGATAGACAGGCAAAACAGTCttttaaatcatttaaaaatCAAACCGTCTCTTTGTATATAAATACGCCATATATGCCAACACCATTAAGGACCCTAAAATTCCAGTAAACCAATGAAGTGATTCGCTAAATTGCCCAGGAACAATAACATTCATCCCCCATAACCCAGTAACAACATTCATCGGTAAAACAATCGTACCCAAGATGGTAATCTTACCCAAAACATCATtcatatcattattaactTTAGTCATATCAATATTAATTTGTGCCAAATAATTGGAATGTGACCTActcaataatttttcataatgatttaatgatgaaaccATAGTGATAATATGATCTTGAATATCACCTAAATACATCCCAATTTCTGCCTGAGGTGCTGCATCCCATTGTCCATTATATCTCTTGGCAAACCCCTTAATCACATCAGCTTTGGAACCTAATAATCTAAGAATACTCATAACTCTTTTTCTACATTCACCAATACGCCTCAACATATCtcctttcttcttccatcCAATTAAGTTTGCATTAAATGTAGAATCACCAGAAGATCTTGAACTACTACTTGACGTCGATGATGTACTATTAGACCCTCTAGAAAATAAACTTCTACGTTGAGaccttctttcaaaaatatacgttctttcatcttcctcatcagCACTACCAAGTCCGGAATCAGATTCACTATCGGATGAATCATCACTGGAGTCTCCACTATGATTCATTCTTAATATGgcatcttcaatttcataaacttcatcttcaatcaATTCAATCATTGGTCCAAATGCATCCGtaatatcatcaattaaGGCATATGCAAGCCAATCTGAAGTCACATTTAAATAATCCTTTAATAAACGAGCTCTCCTTCTGACATTAATTGGGTGTGGTGTCGGAGCAAAATGGAACGTCAATACAGCTGATCTGAAAACAATAATGTAAACATTTAATGGTTCCAATTCACCCTCTCTTGGTTTATGTCTATCACCTGATTTCCTcttaaatttttccttttcctctTGCTTCTTAATGATACTCTTACGACGTTTACGACTTGATGTAGTCGACATAGTTTTATTCCCTGATGATCTACGACGACGTAAAAGTGGTGGCAACCAACTCTTGTATCCACCACCCACACCACCAGCATTACTACTATGATCATCTCTTTCATTAATAGACGTCAATGTGtccttctccttctttCGACGAGTATGCTTCTCGGCAACAATATCAAAACTTCTAAAACAtatgaaataataatctttaaagatttcCATCTTTTCACGAACTTCACCAAGGAAAATATCTTCCGTAGTCAAAGGATGGATACCAAATGCCTTACTGATAACTTTCATCTCTTCCTCCGTGGGATTCACCACATCTAACCAAAATGGTGATACATCATCTAATGGTACCCCCATGGATGCTGACGATAGTGTTGAACCATTCTTGTTTAATATTGATTGTAGAGGCATTGGTGTTGGAGTCTTCGTTGTGTTGGCAGCATTCGTATTAGCACCTGGGAATGATGTATCTAAAGGTGACAGGGAGGGAGCCCTTGTAGGATGTCTCGTTTCCTGCGAATACACTGAATTGCAAAAcaaatcttggaatttctGTCCCGGTTGCAATAACCCAGAAATTGTGGGGGAATGTATGGTGGAATCTAAATCAACTCGAAAATACGTAAATCTAAAATGTTCTGGATTATTAGACACAATATGAGGTGGATATTGAATGTTTCGACCAACAAGAAAATTGTCTCTCATATCACGTTGCATTTTTGTCTCAGAAATTCTTGCATTCTTAGAGGGAACACGGGGTAATGGTCCTCGTTGCATTAGATGCCAGGGAGCAAGTTTCTTTGGTCTTAATCTACCATGTGTCAGTTGTTCTGCTTCATTCACTTTCCTATTCCCCAATTCAGGAACATCGATGTTTGTGACTATTGgctttgaaaaaaagataCCTTCTCCTGCACCATTTCCTGTATTTACACTTCCAGATGTGTTGGCTTCCTCATCAGTTTCATCATATTGGAAATGGAAGGCTTCTGCATCTTGAATGGCTTGCTTCcttaatctttcaatttcttcctGAGAAAATTCCTCTAATACGGATATGTCTGGCcattccttttcttcatcatcctcttcaCTTTCCTCCATGGGTAGACAAACGTCATCAagagaagaatttgaagaagaaccTCTGGAAGAAGGCCTAGAGTTATATTCATCCTCCTCTACATCATCTAAGGAAGTACCACTAGGTTGCGAGATGCTATGGTTGACACTGCTAgcaatattattatgaCTACTTGCCTGTTCGTGAACATGTTGCATGAGTGCATCGACATCTATGACAACATCACTGTTCGCATACGTATTTCTTCTATGCTCCGGTTGCATCGCATCATGAGCCATTTTGGAAGGTGAAGTCGGGTAGATATTACCAGTAGATTCATGTTTGGACATatgtttccaattttcaTTCCTTCTCACCAGATCTTCCAATTGTGAAGGTGATAGTTGGCCAAAAGGTGATTTCTTGAACCCTTCCTTCTTATCAAAATGAGAAGGAACTTCTATAGACACAGATGGAACACTATGAGCAACTCCCTGTGTGGTTGTGGATggtttatattttttagGTCTATCCATCATTTGATTGATAGATTGCCTGTGGTCGATGAACCCCTCATTATCTACTGCATCGTAGCCGACATCAGATTCATGTAACATTCCCCAAGAATCCGCTTGATCAAAGTCGGTAACTGAATTATAGTTGTCTTGATCTCTATCAACATCACgatcttcctcatcttcaaatccatCGTTATTGTTATCGTCAGGGAACTTGTGATGTTCTGTTGCCGCTCTCATTCTTCGTCTCCTTTCACGTTTAGTCTTCCTCTTATTTCTATTAGAGCCCGCTATTGATCCGTTATTGCTCAGGGAATTGATCGAATTTTGGCCCGATAATAGGGGAACAGTATCATCGGGTTCCTCATTGCTATGatcattgttgttgttgctaTTGTTATTCTGAAACGTGCTCATATCCGGTATATCCTTTCACAGTACGAACAAACTTTGGTGTTTTAAAAAGCGGTGTCTAATATGCACTTATATTTGTAGCGTCATTAATAATCACTGAACGTTACTTTGATCTGATCTGATCTAATCTTAATTGATTGTCCCCATTAGAggatattttaattttttgttcTAATTTTCGTTGAAATTTGACATTTTTCGGACTTTCAACCCTAAACATTGTATAGGGTTAGAAGCAAAGGGTTTTTAGGGGTTTAGaatttaattattttacTTCAGGGTTAAAAACGTGAGTTGGTACATTTTCCTACAAAATAATGGGTTCTTTAGACAAAGATAAGGGTTTCAAAAAGGGGCGTAATTTGGGTTTGGAGACtagagagagagagagtATAACAAATTGTAAATGAAACATGATGAATTTACCACTGAACAATCAAATTAAGAACAATAGAcattgaaagagaattaCAAATCAATCAGTCAGTCCGTATGAGTCTCTATTTTACTTCATTGTTTCTACTACTGACCATCCAAATGGCGGTATTATTCATATCCATCTTACCCCTTCCAAACAAGGTTCGTAAGGGGATCTTCAATTCATACTATAGATTGACATCCAGTCAACAATCATTAACGGTTATCATTATCCTTGGTGTTTTAGTGGGTCTATTATTTGCGGATTCGTGGAAAAGAGCACAAATTCCGGTTACTTTGTATCGTCATAAGCATTATGAAAATGGTATTGAAGATCCAAATCCTGTTACCTCGATTCAAGTATTGGCTACCAGAGCTTataatcaaagaaattgttaCATTTCTGGGTTTATTTTGTATTTCTTAGTTTGTATTCCTACCGTGATGAGTATCTTAAGAAGATTAGTGAAATACAAGGATTTGATCATACAACAAGAGAAGGGTCTATCTGGAGATGTCAAAGTTTCTTCAGATGTGGTCACTACAAAGGAGGTggaaactttgaaaaatttgttacATGAAAAGAAGACCTCTCTTGAGGGTGTAAAGAGACAAgtgaagaatttggaaaagtATTTCGATGAAATGAACAAATCTccaaataaagaatctGTCAACACGAAAAAGAGCGAATAAATTTAGAGTTTTGATTGctatatatgtatatatatatgtatgtatAGAAGCTtagaaaaaaacaattttcGATTTGTAAGGATAGGTTAGGTATTTCTCTCctttttatatatttctttaatctcGCTGCGATCGCCGGTTTGTCTGTATAATCCATAGCCTGCGGTAATAGCTAAGACAGAAAGTGTTCCTGCAATTAATTCCTTCCTTTGAGTTGCAGAATTTGTTGTCCCCATTGTCTTATGGAAAAGGGAGGCTTGTCcaaatcttggaatttgTCTTTGAAATGTTCTGACTGCTGTTTGTTTCATGATTCGTGGCACAAGATCTTGTCCTTAATTATAGGAGAACATAATATTTCATGGGTAAATATTCACCTTTATATACTATGataatttgttcaatggGGTGAATGAATGACTTGGTTGTCAGTCATTGATTGATGTCGCTAACCCTTAATAATAGCCGCGCGCAGTGTTTTACTAGACATAAGTCTTATAAAATGAATATTAACAACTGTATTGAATCACTTTTATCATCGTTTATTATCGTAATTACTTAATTTATGTATTCACATGTACCTAATAAATTAGATTGAAATGCATTTGCTATCTTTACagattaaatttattcGTAGATCCATTTGGCTTGGTTGGATTCCCATTGAACCAGTTCCTCCTTCTTGAACCACAAACTAATTTCACGGTTAGCACTTTCGACGGAATCACTGCCATGACAGACGTTTCTACCCAAATCAATACCAAAATCACCTCTAATGGTACCAGGAGCATTACTCAATGGATTGGTGGCACCCAAGATGACTCTACCTTGCTTGACAACATCCTTACCTTCCCAGACGGTAGCCAAGATTGGACCGGACATCATGAAGGAGACCatctttggaaaaaatgGCTTACCGACATGTTCAGCATAATGTTGAGATAACAACTGTTCATCAGCTTGAATCAACTTGATACCTACTAACTTGTATCCTCTATCTTCGAAGCGGGCCAATATCTTGGAAGTTAATCCTCTTTGGACACCGTCTGGCTTAACAGCAATAAAAGTTCTTTCTGAGTGGGACATATTTTCTAAATGGAAGGGATGAGTTACTTTTCGTGTTTTCGAATCACCAGGACCTGCTTTTGTGGATAGTAGCTCAAAAACAGGAAAAAACGCTGCTTTTAAACCTCTCGAACATGTCTCCCccttctttcttttttcatTCGTCGAATCTCGAGATTTCGCATTGACACTTTTTCCATCGCAAACTCCTATCCTAAATCGGCACCGAGCACGGGAAACGACTCGCAAAGTACGTAAAGCAATGCAAAGGCAAAAACAGAGTTAATCTTCCAGTTCAGTACCCTGGCAATAACCTCTAAGCAAATTACagatatttaaatatttccaaattgattTGATATTATACGTATTAAAAGGGCATTCCCAAATTCGTTAGGGAAACTAAGTTCAAAGGATGGAATATCCACCAACTTTGTCATGAAAGGTCAAACGGTTAAAACAGAAGAATATGTGAATCCCATTTGAGGATCTAGGTAGTTTGGGGGTTTAATCGGGAATATAACACTTAAGTATTCATTGTGGTGGCACGTGACCTAATCAACATTTTGAGGAGAACAGGTTTTTCCttaaattttaaaataagCGGATTTAGCTCAGTTGGGAGAGCGCCAGACTGAAGTAAAACTTTAGTCCATTGTAATCTGGAGGTCCTGTGTTCGATCCACAGAATTCgcatttctt
The sequence above is a segment of the Naumovozyma castellii chromosome 8, complete genome genome. Coding sequences within it:
- the DPC7 gene encoding Dpc7p (ancestral locus Anc_2.605), yielding MKQTAVRTFQRQIPRFGQASLFHKTMGTTNSATQRKELIAGTLSVLAITAGYGLYRQTGDRSEIKEIYKKERNT
- the ELM1 gene encoding serine/threonine protein kinase ELM1 (ancestral locus Anc_2.597) gives rise to the protein MNLQERRDFPTLLSQHLTFGSPTSRDIPSSPSVSLVSSTASFLQGTTYQTLIQDHTLEITEDFQNVVHQLDTEKLDEYKLGRKLGKGQFGKVYKLSIPGRDTFAVKIISKRPLNNQQYSMNQIMKWIRRNEVRDPGRHWNADDAVMYMNVEKCRWEIFVWNQLQNCDYVVKLVECLDSPSSKNIWIINEYCSLGELRWRRNSKDEVLSQWEKMIPGCDVQDFTEWVFVDMIKALRFLEANGCIHRDIKPANILCNARDGHFQISDFGCSILLPRYVPFKDPKLEHCFQMELNKIIGTPAFIAPELCHFNESKRNNIRDGFKLDIWSLGITLYCLLHNKLPFSGENEFDTYHKVVSESLDSDLDDVPLNNLVIEKLLKKNPRERVSIHELSALIETSSGEKHLHLNSSSKNKIKKSKTSIKTFFHNIFSPKHNKSTHVSTQPIEPRRERVYEYHTNPHSIISKGVDDADDFVDLSSASGPSLASSYDDPIQVTEFIDYDTAPRIQEMESLEDINGTMTNQRTYTDNYSNSETDSPKKRRSTNTSSSFSPIKLPTPIRALIRIKDTPSHSKNSSQHSNSFTTSPLKNKYRRNRKHTSKDHIPKSSHSNSTSNTLTSSRNILNFKNYIQNPKNSSQETMQDIQEYLSFADR
- the NCAS0H03090 gene encoding uncharacterized protein (ancestral locus Anc_2.599); the protein is MQGGIRRKKDVLPRYKTGHGKYSPRKNTGFLTTPMKKIIAYCMLLGLLYLVLNLAFADSRQATTLELDDVNLSALLEDTSIPVKGSGSGSGSEAGSGKKKSILDSSNNDHPAKVPKEKFNNEVAMQQEVKNLENDLKPKVASPKADQKNLGAAAAGAGAPAAAAGSKQQDSNKIDNEKAPSEHPAKEVLKEEQEKSTEKNAKVKQETKEELENQKKLKLEKLQEDVAKEEKFVD
- the MNR2 gene encoding putative Mg(2+) transporter MNR2 (ancestral locus Anc_2.601), whose product is MSTFQNNNSNNNNDHSNEEPDDTVPLLSGQNSINSLSNNGSIAGSNRNKRKTKRERRRRMRAATEHHKFPDDNNNDGFEDEEDRDVDRDQDNYNSVTDFDQADSWGMLHESDVGYDAVDNEGFIDHRQSINQMMDRPKKYKPSTTTQGVAHSVPSVSIEVPSHFDKKEGFKKSPFGQLSPSQLEDLVRRNENWKHMSKHESTGNIYPTSPSKMAHDAMQPEHRRNTYANSDVVIDVDALMQHVHEQASSHNNIASSVNHSISQPSGTSLDDVEEDEYNSRPSSRGSSSNSSLDDVCLPMEESEEDDEEKEWPDISVLEEFSQEEIERLRKQAIQDAEAFHFQYDETDEEANTSGSVNTGNGAGEGIFFSKPIVTNIDVPELGNRKVNEAEQLTHGRLRPKKLAPWHLMQRGPLPRVPSKNARISETKMQRDMRDNFLVGRNIQYPPHIVSNNPEHFRFTYFRVDLDSTIHSPTISGLLQPGQKFQDLFCNSVYSQETRHPTRAPSLSPLDTSFPGANTNAANTTKTPTPMPLQSILNKNGSTLSSASMGVPLDDVSPFWLDVVNPTEEEMKVISKAFGIHPLTTEDIFLGEVREKMEIFKDYYFICFRSFDIVAEKHTRRKKEKDTLTSINERDDHSSNAGGVGGGYKSWLPPLLRRRRSSGNKTMSTTSSRKRRKSIIKKQEEKEKFKRKSGDRHKPREGELEPLNVYIIVFRSAVLTFHFAPTPHPINVRRRARLLKDYLNVTSDWLAYALIDDITDAFGPMIELIEDEVYEIEDAILRMNHSGDSSDDSSDSESDSGLGSADEEDERTYIFERRSQRRSLFSRGSNSTSSTSSSSSRSSGDSTFNANLIGWKKKGDMLRRIGECRKRVMSILRLLGSKADVIKGFAKRYNGQWDAAPQAEIGMYLGDIQDHIITMVSSLNHYEKLLSRSHSNYLAQINIDMTKVNNDMNDVLGKITILGTIVLPMNVVTGLWGMNVIVPGQFSESLHWFTGILGSLMVLAYMAYLYTKRRFDF
- the MSN4 gene encoding stress-responsive transcriptional activator MSN4 (ancestral locus Anc_2.598) gives rise to the protein MLATKKENTSTLTNSLEREAAVVPEEQNNNDSNNNSLSLNLRKDKPQLVSSASNSTSTSTSNNNTQSPEYTFSNLSFDYNFRTDSAQTMVNNSTINLKAGFLDSNTPNSTTTTNNKSKSGNHYNSNNKISVSNSLSSSTTRLDTDSSTIKDELSSPNPHSLATPTAMNDLLAMLDAKEQHPTNVNSSSIISSSNLNSGATSQTSSSPLNATSLQLQDALSPLLNDHHRTFNPNIFLDSQKNLSKFQKRSSQNSAIDINEMVSAKGTNLPQATNNNSFLDDLVSTDLLMDEDLTHNDNDNDNNDNDNNNNNDDETQTIREIKRRLSEVVSPSFPTMTDSRNSISHSIDFWNLPTDTKNNNNNNTNDNAIELDEPEIINNELHDTFSDYSMNFNNNEKPKQQQVQQVQPTTLNELVRKNSIASPKSPPLNRRRSSVGILKHPAQRSFMPVFDTDLSGELFDKLYNNDNVKVVPWENSLLSDDEAEELGISHRNSLNVFKSPIIPQTSNVNIDNNDNIAQTLNSFNMKFQESIDNTTTHSLMNSPPNPKFIKPSMMLNDNASMAAKLATTGVEQFDMIPNMTENSTQNYDISLSSPIDLQNAFSSLSSMASPIPNILPTTASSATGSSKQINPRRRKSSISPTSPHNNSNNSTAHTSRRASVSVTPGSLDDKNKPFKCSECIKAFRRSEHLKRHIRSVHSSERPFACMFCEKKFSRSDNLSQHLKTHKKHGDF
- the YNK1 gene encoding nucleoside diphosphate kinase (ancestral locus Anc_2.606); this translates as MSHSERTFIAVKPDGVQRGLTSKILARFEDRGYKLVGIKLIQADEQLLSQHYAEHVGKPFFPKMVSFMMSGPILATVWEGKDVVKQGRVILGATNPLSNAPGTIRGDFGIDLGRNVCHGSDSVESANREISLWFKKEELVQWESNQAKWIYE
- the YET1 gene encoding Yet1p (ancestral locus Anc_2.603) translates to MSLYFTSLFLLLTIQMAVLFISILPLPNKVRKGIFNSYYRLTSSQQSLTVIIILGVLVGLLFADSWKRAQIPVTLYRHKHYENGIEDPNPVTSIQVLATRAYNQRNCYISGFILYFLVCIPTVMSILRRLVKYKDLIIQQEKGLSGDVKVSSDVVTTKEVETLKNLLHEKKTSLEGVKRQVKNLEKYFDEMNKSPNKESVNTKKSE